CACAAATACTGTATCGCATTGCCGAAATGTTAGAAGGAAGAAAAGCACAATTTTTGGATGAATTAATTAAGCAAGGTGCTTTATCTGCGAATGCAGAAAACGAAATCAATCTTTCAATCGATAGATTAATTTATTATGCAGGTTGGTGCGATAAATTTCAACAGGTATTCAGTTCAGTAAATCCGGTAGCTTCCTCTCATTTTAATTTTTCTGTCCCTGAACCAACGGGTGTTGTTGCTATTATAGC
This genomic window from Thermococcus sp. 21S7 contains:
- a CDS encoding aldehyde dehydrogenase family protein, producing YYKATNAKGDLLANVCLSSRKDFRDAVIAARSAFGGWSGRAAFNRAQILYRIAEMLEGRKAQFLDELIKQGALSANAENEINLSIDRLIYYAGWCDKFQQVFSSVNPVASSHFNFSVPEPTGVVAIIA